AACTGCTCATAAAATTTTCTCATTTTTTTATTTTTTTGTGTGGTAATTTCTAAGTTATAATAGTCTCACAAAATGAACTTAAATGTAAAGTTACCTAAAATTTGACATTTCATCTTCCTTAAAAACACCAATTTTTAATTATTCTCCTCTAACAACTTCTTTTTTAACCAGTTCTCTTTTTGCCACATCATAATAATGCTCAATTGTAACGTGGTTACTATTTTCTGGTGTATTTTCTAATTCGTATGCTTCTTTAAACCCTTTAAGCTTCACTTTAATGTTTTCATCGATAGCTCGTGTTTCTTTAAATTCACGAATTAAATCCAAAACATCATGCGCAATATATTCCGTATCATGAGCATTGATAATTACTTTCGAATTTTCTGGAATTTCAGCCAGTGTTTGTTTGATTGCCGCTTTATTTAAAAACGAAACTTCCTGTGCTAAATCAATATGAATGATATCACCGTCTTCATATTCTTCTTTCTTGAAAACGTAAGCCCTTTTCAGGTTTCCTCTAAGAACAAAAATGATACTGATAACAATTCCCAACGCAACACCTTTTAGCAAATCTGTCGCAACAACAAAGACCAAAGTTGCAATGAAAGGTACAAACTGGTATTTCCCCTTTTCCCAGAAATGCATAAAGGTTGCTGGTTTTGCTAGTTTATATCCAACTAAAATCAAAACAGTAGCCAATGTTGCCAATGGAATTTTGTTTAAAATTGCTGGTATAGACAATACACTTATTAACAAAAGTACACCATGAATAATGGCAGACATTTTAGATTTTGCTCCTGCATTGTTATTTGCAGAAGATCTTACTACTACAGAAGTCATTGGCAAACCTCCTAAAAGAGAGCTAACCATATTACCAATACCTTGAGCTCTAAGCTCTACATTGGTATTGGTGTAACGTTTTTGCACATCCATTCTATCAGAAGCTTCAATACACAAAAGCGTTTCAATAGAAGCGACAATGGCAATCGTAATAGCAACTACCCAAACCTGCGGATTTGTAATAGCAGTGAAGTCTGGTGTAATTATAATTGATTTAAAGTCTTCAAAAGATTTTGGAACTGGCAAAGAAACCAAATGTTCTTTTGCAATTGCCAAAGTGCTTCCTGTAGATACAAATATTTCGTTTAAAACAACTCCTGCTATAACCGCAACCAAAGCTCCAGGAACTAGTTTTATTCTTTTTAAGAAAGAAACTTTATCCCAAGCCAATAAGATTGCCAATGAAACTGCAGAAACCACAACAGCCCCCAAATGAATATGATTTAAAACATCAAATAAAAATGAAAATGAATTGCTTCCGTCATTTTGAACAAAAGCCTGATCTCCTTCAAAATCTGCATCATAACCAAAAGCGTGCGGTATTTGTTTTAAGATGATAATAATTCCGATACCAGCCAACATTCCCTCAATTACGTTTGTCGGAAAATAATTCGATATACTTCCTGCTCTTAAAAATCCTAATGCTAATTGAATTATTCCAGCAATAAAAACAGACATTAAAAATACATTGAAAGCTCCTAAATCGGTAATTGCGGTTAAAATGATAGCTGTTAACCCAGCAGCTGGACCTGATACACTAATATGCGACTGGCTCAAATATCCTACAACGATACCGCCCACAACACCAGCAATAATTCCAGAAAATAATGGTGCTCCAGAAGCCATTGCAATACCTAAGCACAACGGAAGAGCGACCAAGAAAACCACTAAACCTGAAGCAAAATCAGATTTAAGGTTGGCAAAAAGATTGATTTTTTTTGTCATAATATAATACTAAAAAAATTATTCATTAAAGATTTACCCCATCTCGATAGAAATGCGGCTAAAGTTCGAAATAATCGGAAGTATTATGCTACGTTGGGTGGTGGAGCAAAGATGCTCGGAGAGATGTTGTCTAGCTTGACAATGTTTTCAGAAATGATTGTTTTTTTCTCGATGTAAACGGGAATCAAAACTTCATGCTCAAGAATAGTTGGGTGAACTACATTTTTAAGTTCCTTATGCACTTCTTCTTCAGCAATACTAAAAGATATAGTCGTATTATTTCCTTTCTTAATCGCCTGAACAATTGTCGGGGTCGATAAGAAGGCAATAAATATGAATAATAATATGCGAGCTATATATTTCATCAAAGCAAAAATAGCGTTAAACAAATAAAATCAAAGAGATTTTTATAGAAATTTAACATAAACAAAAAAGCAGAATGCAATTTTCATTCCATTCTGCTTTTAATTATTTAAAAAACAATTATTTACAAAGTCTCTTCTAACCAAGCGTTCATCATCCAAATTGTTTTTTCCTGCTCTGCAATGAAGTCACTCATCATCGAATTGGTTCCCTCATCATTAATTTCGTCAGATTTGTTCAAGATTTCTCTCTCGATTTTTAATAAATCTGATAAAGAATGAACAATTAATTGAACCGCTTTTTCATCATTAGAAATATTCTTTCCAACCGTTAATTTATTGTTTTTAATATAATCTTCAAAAGTATGCAGAGGCGTCCCTCCAATTGTCAAAACTCTTTCTGCAATCATATCTATTTTCAATTGTGCATCTGTATATAACTCCTCAAATTTTACATGCAAATCAAAGAAACGTTTTCCACGAATGTTCCAATGAATTCCTCTCAAATTTTGGTAGTACACTTGAAAATTTGACAATAATACATTGAGTTCTTTTACTAATAATTCTGATTCTTTTACAGGTAGTCCTAAAATATTCGTCTTCATAATCTTTTTTTTTACACTAATTTACTACAAATTTAGAGTAACTTTACTAAAATAAACATAAATAAAAATTATATTTTCTTATTTTTGCATCACAAATTACTATCAACATGACTATAACTCAATTGCAATATGTGTTAGCGGTGGCTGAGCATAAAAATTTCACTCTTGCTGCTGAAAAATGCTTCGTAACACAGCCAACTTTAAGTATGCAAATACAAAAAATCGAAGAAGAACTTAATATTTTAATTTTCGATAGAAGTAAAAAACCAATTCAGCTTACTGATATAGGACAGAAAATTGTAAATCAGGCTAAAAATATCGTAAACGAGGCTGATCGTATAAAAGATATTGTAGAACAACAGAAAGGTTTTATTGGAGGAGAATTTCGTTTAGGAATTATTCCAACGATTATGCCTACGCTTCTACCAATGTTTTTGAATAATTTCATTAAAAGATATCCGAAAGTAAAACTCTTAATCGAAGAGTTGAATACCGAGGAAATTATTCTAAAGCTAAAAAATGGACATTTGGATGCCGCGATTGCCGCAACTCCGCTAGAAGACGAAAAAATCAAAGAGATTGTTTTGTATTTTGAGCCATTCGTAGCCTATATACCAGAACACCACGCAAGTTTCCAGAAAGAAGAAATTGAAGTTGCCGACTTAAATCTAAATGAAATTCTTTTACTACAAGACGGACATTGCTTTAGAGACGGTATTTTAAATTTATGTAAAAATGTCTCAGACGCCGACCAAAACAATTTCCAGATTCAAAGCGGTAGTTTTGAAACCTTAATTAAATTGGCAGACGAAGGTCTTGGTACAATGTTACTTCCGTACTTGCACACTTTAGACTTAAAAGAATCCGACAAACTGAAGCTCCGTAATTTTAAGGAGCCAAAACCTGCTCGAGAGGTAAGTCTGATCTACCCAAAGAGCGAATTAAAAATGCAAATCATTGACGCATTAAGATCTACAATTGCTGGCGTCGTAAAAGGTGCAATTGTTTTCCAGAATGTTCAAATCATTAGTCCATTACAAAAGAAAGCGTAATAAAAAAGGAGCCAATTTGGCTCCTTTCTTTTTATACTTTAATTAGTTGTAGACTTTGTTTTAATTCTGGTTTTCCAACAACGAAATTAAGTAACCACTCTTGTAATTGTTCCATTTCGTAAGGTAACAGAGTTTTGATAGCTTTTTCTAGCTCTTTGCAGAAAAGTATCGGATCGAAACTAACTCTCTCAAGTATTGATTTCGTGTAATCAAACATCATTTTTGACATAATAAAATAAGATTTTCGGGGGTTATCTATTTTTTTAAACTCGAGCCAAATTTAAACAAATAACTAACATAAATTCTACTTTTAACTTATTTTTTTAAAAAATTTAGCAACGAATACGTTTTCTTAAAACATATAAATCAATGTAGAACTATTCTAAATAACTCATTTAAACCTTTTTAAAGGCCCTAAACATTTCTCTTTTCCCTGGAGGTCCTGCTAATTTTTCTACACTAAACCCAACTTCAATCATGCTTCTTTTAACAACTCCTCTCGCTGCGTAAGTTACAAGAACTCCATTTGGTTTTAAACTGTTATACATTTTCTGAAAAATTTCAGTACTCCAAAGTTCCGGTTGCACTCGGTAACCAAAGGCGTCAAAATAAATCAAATCAAAAATTTCAAAATCGTTTATTTCGTGAAAAAATTGTTTTCTTTTGGTTAACGAGAACTGGTCGCAAATTTCTATTTTTTCGTTCCATTCCGATTTATGCATTTTTTCAAAAATGTTATAAAATTCCGATGCTTCTAATTCTTCAGCATAATTCATTGCCAGAATCTCCTCTGCATCTACTGGGTATGCTTCTACTCCAACATAATCGATAGTCTGCTTCTTTCTAACAGATTCTAAAAAAGTTATAAAAGCATTCAAACCAGTTCCAAAGCCTATTTCCAATATGCTTATCGGATTTTCAAATAACGATAGACCGTTTTTAATAAAAACGTGCTTCGCTTCCTGAATTGCGCCATGTTTAGAATGATAGCACTCATCCCATTCTGGCAAACGAATTGTAGTTGAGCCATCTAGCGTTTTAATTATTTCTCTTTTCACTTTTTTTAGAATTTTACAATAGCTTTTTATTGGTTTTCAAGCCATTTTAATAATCAAATTTAATCAAAACTAATGCGTAAAGCCTTAAAAAACCATACTTTTTTCATAAAATCTTTATAAAAATCAATTAAATATTTGAGTTTATTATAGGATAAATAAATCTCAGTCAAAACCATCAAATAATGAATTTTCGCTAAGCATTTTACATATTTTTACGTAATTTTGCATTCAATAAATTCCATTTTAAATGATATCGTCACTTTAGATTTCTGATAGTGAAGAGTATCTCACAAAAAAACTTACATAACTATGAGTACAACTCAAACAAGCAAAATTGAAATCATTAAAGCTACTTCTACAAAAATAAACGAAGTAGATTTTGACAACTTAAGTTTTGGTGCTGTATTTACAGACCATTTATTCGAATGCGATTTTAAAAACGGGCAGTGGCAAAATCCTGTCATTAAGCCTTATGCTCCAATTTTAATGGATCCATCTTCAAAAGTCTTCCATTATGGACAAGCAATTTTCGAAGGAATGAAAGCTTATAAAGATGACAATAACGATGTTTGGTTGTTTAGACCAGATGAAAACTTTAACCGTTTCAATAAATCTGCTGTAAGAATGGCAATGCCAGAAGTTCCTGAAGCTATTTTTATGGATGGTTTAAATGAATTATTGAAATTAGACAAAGACTGGATTCAAAGAGGAAACGGAGCTAGTATGTACATTCGTCCATTTATGATTGCTACAGGTCCTGGAGTTATTGCAAATCCTTCTGACGAATATAAATTTATGATTTTACTTTCTCCTGCAAAAGCATATTATGGAGGCGAAGTAAAAGTTATCATTGCAGAGCATTTCAGTAGAGCTGCAAATGGTGGTATCGGTGCTGCAAAAGCTGCCGGAAACTATGCTGCTCAATTCTACCCAACTAACTTGGCAAACAAAGATGGTTTCCAACAGGTTATTTGGACAGATGATGCAACACACACAAAATTAGAGGAAGCGGGAACAATGAATGTTTTCTTCAGAATCAACGATACTTTATTAACAGCTCCAACAAGCGAAAGAATTTTAGATGGTGTTACCAGAAAAAGTTTGATTGCTATGGCAGAAAAAGAAGGATTAAAAGTTGAAGTTCGCCCTGTAACTGTTTCAGAATTAGTTGAAGCAGCTAAAAACGGATCTTTAAAAGAAATCTTCGGTGCTGGAACTGCTGCAGTTATTAGCGTTATCAAAGGATTCTCTTATAAAGATGAATATTACGAAATGGCTCCAATTGAGAATTCTTATGCTTCTTTCTTAAAAGAAAAATTAACAAGTCTTCAAAACAAACTTTCTGAAGATACTTTTGGATGGACAGTTAAGGTTCAATAATCCAAAACCATATAAAAAAAAGAAACCCGATAAATTTACTTTTATCGGGTCTTTCTTTTTTATAATAATTTAGAAAAATCAGGTTTAAAATAATTTGGGCCTTTCATTACTTTTCCGTCTTCACGATAAATTGGTTTTCCATCTTCGCCCAATTTACTCATATTACTGCGTTGGATTTCATCAAAAACAGCTTCAATTTTATCTTGAAGTCCGTGCTCGATAATTGTTCCGCACAAAATATACATCATATCTCCAAGTGCATCTGCAATTTCAACCAAATCATTATTTTGAACCGCCTCGTAATATTCTTCATTTTCTTCCTTCATT
The Flavobacterium humidisoli DNA segment above includes these coding regions:
- a CDS encoding nucleoside triphosphate pyrophosphohydrolase family protein, which gives rise to MKKQLDAVTEFHTAFKIGHSATPIADVGAEKKLLRYNLMKEENEEYYEAVQNNDLVEIADALGDMMYILCGTIIEHGLQDKIEAVFDEIQRSNMSKLGEDGKPIYREDGKVMKGPNYFKPDFSKLL
- the mnmD gene encoding tRNA (5-methylaminomethyl-2-thiouridine)(34)-methyltransferase MnmD, which codes for MKREIIKTLDGSTTIRLPEWDECYHSKHGAIQEAKHVFIKNGLSLFENPISILEIGFGTGLNAFITFLESVRKKQTIDYVGVEAYPVDAEEILAMNYAEELEASEFYNIFEKMHKSEWNEKIEICDQFSLTKRKQFFHEINDFEIFDLIYFDAFGYRVQPELWSTEIFQKMYNSLKPNGVLVTYAARGVVKRSMIEVGFSVEKLAGPPGKREMFRAFKKV
- a CDS encoding Dps family protein, which produces MKTNILGLPVKESELLVKELNVLLSNFQVYYQNLRGIHWNIRGKRFFDLHVKFEELYTDAQLKIDMIAERVLTIGGTPLHTFEDYIKNNKLTVGKNISNDEKAVQLIVHSLSDLLKIEREILNKSDEINDEGTNSMMSDFIAEQEKTIWMMNAWLEETL
- a CDS encoding SulP family inorganic anion transporter, giving the protein MTKKINLFANLKSDFASGLVVFLVALPLCLGIAMASGAPLFSGIIAGVVGGIVVGYLSQSHISVSGPAAGLTAIILTAITDLGAFNVFLMSVFIAGIIQLALGFLRAGSISNYFPTNVIEGMLAGIGIIIILKQIPHAFGYDADFEGDQAFVQNDGSNSFSFLFDVLNHIHLGAVVVSAVSLAILLAWDKVSFLKRIKLVPGALVAVIAGVVLNEIFVSTGSTLAIAKEHLVSLPVPKSFEDFKSIIITPDFTAITNPQVWVVAITIAIVASIETLLCIEASDRMDVQKRYTNTNVELRAQGIGNMVSSLLGGLPMTSVVVRSSANNNAGAKSKMSAIIHGVLLLISVLSIPAILNKIPLATLATVLILVGYKLAKPATFMHFWEKGKYQFVPFIATLVFVVATDLLKGVALGIVISIIFVLRGNLKRAYVFKKEEYEDGDIIHIDLAQEVSFLNKAAIKQTLAEIPENSKVIINAHDTEYIAHDVLDLIREFKETRAIDENIKVKLKGFKEAYELENTPENSNHVTIEHYYDVAKRELVKKEVVRGE
- a CDS encoding branched-chain amino acid aminotransferase, with translation MSTTQTSKIEIIKATSTKINEVDFDNLSFGAVFTDHLFECDFKNGQWQNPVIKPYAPILMDPSSKVFHYGQAIFEGMKAYKDDNNDVWLFRPDENFNRFNKSAVRMAMPEVPEAIFMDGLNELLKLDKDWIQRGNGASMYIRPFMIATGPGVIANPSDEYKFMILLSPAKAYYGGEVKVIIAEHFSRAANGGIGAAKAAGNYAAQFYPTNLANKDGFQQVIWTDDATHTKLEEAGTMNVFFRINDTLLTAPTSERILDGVTRKSLIAMAEKEGLKVEVRPVTVSELVEAAKNGSLKEIFGAGTAAVISVIKGFSYKDEYYEMAPIENSYASFLKEKLTSLQNKLSEDTFGWTVKVQ
- a CDS encoding LysR substrate-binding domain-containing protein — translated: MTITQLQYVLAVAEHKNFTLAAEKCFVTQPTLSMQIQKIEEELNILIFDRSKKPIQLTDIGQKIVNQAKNIVNEADRIKDIVEQQKGFIGGEFRLGIIPTIMPTLLPMFLNNFIKRYPKVKLLIEELNTEEIILKLKNGHLDAAIAATPLEDEKIKEIVLYFEPFVAYIPEHHASFQKEEIEVADLNLNEILLLQDGHCFRDGILNLCKNVSDADQNNFQIQSGSFETLIKLADEGLGTMLLPYLHTLDLKESDKLKLRNFKEPKPAREVSLIYPKSELKMQIIDALRSTIAGVVKGAIVFQNVQIISPLQKKA